The window GAAAAAATTTGGCCATAAGCAGTATAAGTGCCTTTTAGCTCTGCTTAAGCAGGAGAGGAGCTCTATCACGAGGCGTATCAACGATTACGTGACTGCTGAAATAAAAAACAATACCCTCCGTCTCTTCAGAGTGAAATATCATGCTGATCTGATACCTATCTTGGAAGAAATAAAACTTCTGGTACCGGGTGAAACGAGTCTCAAAGGGTTCGAGTGTACGTTTACAACAGAAATCAGAGAAATCACGGGTGAGTTTTTAGAGCAGTATAAACGGAACAAGAAGAGATACGAAGAAGTCGTTGACCTGGAAGAGATCAGGATGCCTCTTACCGTCAGGACGAGGAGGAGGGGAGACAGGTTTTTTCCATTGGGATCTGATAGTTCTAAAAAACTTAAAGATTTTTTCATCGATAGTAAAATCGCACAGAAAGAACGGGATATGATTCCCATAGTAACTATGCAGGACCAACCTATATGGGTAGTGGGATATCGGATTGACAATCGTATCAGAGTTTCTGAAAAAACTGAGAAACTATTGATAATGAAGGCTGAACAACATGAAAAGTGAAGAAAAGGAGTTCAATCCTGCTGCTACGTCACAAATTTTATGGATACTTACAGGAACAACGGCCAGTGATAAAACCGACATAGGTTTTCACATTGCACAGAAAATTGAAGGTGAGATACTCTCCGCAGATTCAATGCTTATTTATCGAGGAATGGATATCGGGACAGCAAAACCCTCCCTAGAGATGAGAAAGAATATTCCCCATCATTTGATAGATATTGTTGATCCGTGGGAAAATTACAGTGTTGGGAAATATGTTGAAGATGCTGAAAATGTTATGAGTACCCTTCATAGAAAAAGGAGAAACTTTATTATTGTCGGAGGCACACCCCTTTACATTAAGGGAATTAGAGACGGTATATTCAGGAGTCCCGAAGCTGATTGGAAAATCCGTGAAGAGCTGGAGAGATACGCTCACGAAAAAGGGAATTTGTATGTTCACGGTATTCTTGAGAAGATAGACCCCGTTACGGCCAGGAAACTGCACCCGAATAATATGAGACGAATAATTCGTGCTATAGAGGTGTATAGGAAAACCGGAAGACAGATGTCAGATCTCCAAGAACTTCACAGGCAGAAAAAGAGGAATTGTATAATAGTATGCATAACAAGAGAGAGGGAGGATCGGTACAAGAGGATACATAAAAGGATTGATATAATGTTTGATAATGGCCTTGTTGACGAGGTTCAATCCCTGCTTGATTCTCCAAAAGGGCTCGGCAGACAAGCAGGGCAGGCACTTGGGTATAGAGAAGTCATTCACTATCTTCA is drawn from Candidatus Scalindua sp. and contains these coding sequences:
- the miaA gene encoding tRNA (adenosine(37)-N6)-dimethylallyltransferase MiaA, translated to MKSEEKEFNPAATSQILWILTGTTASDKTDIGFHIAQKIEGEILSADSMLIYRGMDIGTAKPSLEMRKNIPHHLIDIVDPWENYSVGKYVEDAENVMSTLHRKRRNFIIVGGTPLYIKGIRDGIFRSPEADWKIREELERYAHEKGNLYVHGILEKIDPVTARKLHPNNMRRIIRAIEVYRKTGRQMSDLQELHRQKKRNCIIVCITREREDRYKRIHKRIDIMFDNGLVDEVQSLLDSPKGLGRQAGQALGYREVIHYLQGNCTLDEAKVMLKLHTRRFSKRQMTWFRSFSNIKWLEVKEGDSLESISEKIISVFKGKV